The region GTCGGTGATCTCGATCTGCCCGCCATCGACCTCGATGACGCCGTGGTCGGGCTGCTGCCCGCCGCCCTCGGCGTAGAACGGCGTGCCGTCGAGCACGATCTCGACCTCGTCGCCCTGGGTGGCCAGGTCGGCCTCCCGACCGCCCCGGATGAGCCCGGCGATCCGCGACTCCCGTGCCACCTGCGCGTAGCCGCTGAAGTCGGTGTCGCCCAGGGTGTCCAGGAGCTTGCGGTAGGCCGACTGGTCGACGGTGCCGAGCTTGCGGCCGGCGGCGTCCGCCTTGGCGCGCTCGCGCTGCTGGCCCATGAGCTCCCGGAAGCCGGTCTCGTCGACCTCCAGGCCCTGCTCGGCCGCCATCTCCAGGGTCAGGTCGATCGGGAACCCGTAGGTGTCGTGCAAGGTGAAGGCCTGCTCGCCGCTGATGCTGCCCGAGCCGGTGCGCTTGGCCTCGCTCACCGCCGTGTCGAGGATCGTGGTGCCCTGGCGCAGCGTGGAGGCGAACTGCTCCTCCTCGGCGTAGGCGTAGTTGGCGATCCGCTGGTAGTCCCGCTCGACCTCGGGGTAGCTGAGCTTCATGCAGTCGCGGGCGGTCGCGAACAGCTCCGGGAAGGCGGCGTCGTGGTAGCCCAGCAGCCGCATCGAGCGGACGGTTCGGCGCAGCATCCGGCGCAGCACGTAGCCGCGCCCGTCGTTGGTCGGGGTGACTCCATCGGCCATCAGCATCAGGCCGGTCCGCACGTGGTCGGCGACGACCCGCATCCGGACGTCGTCCTCATGGGCGGCGCCGTACCGCTTGCCGGCCAGCTCCGCGGCCTTGTCGAGGATCGGGTAGACCTCGTCGATCTCGTACAGGTTGTCCACGCCCTGCAGCAGCGCGGCCAACCGCTCGAGGCCGAGGCCGGTGTCGATGTTCTTCTTCGGCAGCGGGCCGAGAATCGGGAAGTCGTCGTACCCCTTGCCGGCACCGGACTCCGCAGCGCCGCGGATGGACTCCATGAAGACCAGGTTCCAGACCTCCATGAAGCGCTCGCCGTCGACCGCTGGACCGCCCTCCGGCCCGTAGTCCGCGCCGCGGTCGTAGGAGATCTCCGAGCAGGGACCGCACGGGCCGGGAACGCCCATGTGCCAGAAGTTGTCGGCCTTGCCCAGCCGCTGGATCCGCTCCTCGGGGACGCCGACGACGTTCTTCCAGATGTCGTGCGCCTCGTCGTCGTCGGTGTAGACGGTGATCCACAGGCGGTCCGCGTCGAGGCCGTAGCCGCCCTCGCTCTGTGAGCGAGTCATCAGGTCCCAGGCGTACTTCGAGGCGCCTTCCTTGAAGTAGTCGCCGAAGGAGAAGTTGCCGCACATCTGGAAGAAGGAGCCATGCCGGCTGGTCTTGCCGACCTCCTCGATGTCGAGGGTGCGCACGCACTTCTGCACACTGGTCGCGCGGTCCCACGGCGGGCTCTGCTCGCCGAGGAAGTAGGGCTTGAACGGCACCATGCCGGCGTTGACCAGCAGCAGGGTCGGGTCGTCGCTGATCAGGCTGGCGCTGGGCACCACGGTGTGCCCGTTGTCCTCGAAGTACTTCAGGAATCGAGAACGAATCTCGGAGGTCTGCATCTGCGCTTAGATTTCCTTGGTTGATGGCTCAGGGCCGGCGTCGAGCCCGACCCCTTCGCGGAGCTCGTGCTCGCGCTGGCGCATCGCGGTCCGTACGTCGGCGAAGAACAGCCGCGCCTGGTCGGCGAGGTTGGCCGCGCCGCGGCCGGTGCGCTCGGCGAGGGCATTGGGTTTGACGGCGTCCGCGGCCGCCGACAGCTTGCGGACGACGAGGACGCCGATGGTGATGCCCATGGAGAGCCAGAAGATGCGTCGCATGGCGCTACCGTCCCGATCGCTTCGCGGCGGCCTTGCGCACGCCGTAGGTGAACGAGGCGACCTTCACCAGCGGGCTGCCGATGGTGCTGGAGACCAGCGAGGTCAGCGCGGCGGCGTTCTGCGAGACGTTCTCAGCGTTGGCGGCGATGCCGTCGACCCGCTCGAGGTTTGAGTTGACGTGCCGCACGGTGTCGACGGCGTTGGTCAGCAGCGGGGTGGCCTGGTCGGTGGCCTTGCGGACGGCGAGGGTGGTCTCGTCGAGCGTGCGACCCAGCTTCAGGATCGGGACGGCCAGCAGCAGGACCAGCAGCAGAAAAGCCCCCGCCGCGATCAGGGCCGCGATCTCGGTACCGGACATCACACACTCCTTCTTCTTCTCGTCTCGTGTCGCCTGGACACCAGCGTCCCACCCTACCGCGCTTGCCTAAGCTCCATGGATGGACATCTCATGCGCCTTCGCGACCAGCCTGCAGACCCCCGAGCACATCCGGATCGCGGAGTCCCTGGGCTACCAGCGGGCCTGGGCTTACGACTCCCCCGCGCTGTATCCCGACGTGTGGGCGATGCTCTACCAGGCGGCGGAGCGGACCGAGCGGATCGGGATCGGTCCGGGCGTGCTCGTGCCCAGCCTGCGGCACCCGATGACGAATGCCGCCGCCATCGCCGGCGGGCACTGCTGGCCGGCGAGGTCACCGAGTGGGACGGCGCACCGATCAAGATGCTGCACGGTGAGGGTTTCGGTGCCCCGCGACCGATCGACGTCCCGATCCTGATCGGCGCCAACGGCCCGCTGGGCACCAAGGTCGCGAAGTCGGTGGGCGATGGCATCTTCGCGGCCGCCGTACCCAATCCCGAGGCCGACGGATGGCACGCCCTGCTCGCGTACGGCACGGTGCTGGACGACGGTGAGGACCCGGCATCGAAGCGCGTCATGGACGCCGCGGGACATGCGATCGCGGTGCGCTTCCACGCGATGTACGAGCGGGCGGGAGCCGAGGGCGTACGGCGCTACCCCGGCGGCGAGGCCTGGCTGGCGAGCGTGGAGTCCTCGCCCGAGCGCGAGCGGCACCTCGCGGTCCACGAAGGGCACATGGCGGCGGTCAACGAGCACGACCGGCATGCGCTCGCCGCCGCCACAGCGATCATCAGGAGGCTCACGCTCACCGGCTCGGCCGCCGAGGTACGCGACCGGGTCGCGGCGTACGCCGAGCGGGGCGTCACCGAGATCGCCTACCAGCCCGCGGGCCGGGACATCCCGCGCGAGCTGGAGGCCTTCATTACCGCGGTGACCTGACGGCCGCGGGCTCGCTGGACAATGGCAGACTCGCCGGGTGCAGGTCTTCGTCACGATCGTCTTCGTCGTCATCATCGGCATGCACTACGTGATCTACCGGCGACTGGCAGTGGCCCCGCGATGGCCGCGTCGGGTTCGGACGGCCATCGGGGCCGGCATGGTGCTGCTCGTGATCCTGCTACTGAGCTCCTGGCGATCCTTGTGGGCTCCGGTACTCAGCCCGGACGCCGCCCGCCCCCTCGCCTGGGTCGGGATGAGCTGGCTGGCCTTCGGGCTGTACCTGTCCCTCGGCCTCCTGGTCGTGGCGATCGTCGCGGGGGTGCTGGCGCTGCGCGGCAGTGATCCGCTGACTCGCGTGCGGGTGAACCGGGCCGGCTCGCTGGCCGCGCTCGCGGGCGCCGCGGCAACGACCGTCTGGGGACTGGTCTCCGCGGCGAATCCCGAGGTCACGAGGTGGACGGTCGAGGCCGAGCAGCTGCCGGAGCAGTTCGACGGCACCACGATCGTGCTGCTGAGCGACCTGCATATCGGTGCCGTGAACTCCGACCGGCTCACGCGCGAGCTCGTCGATGCCGCGAACGCCGCCGAGCCCGACATCGTCGTCCTCGCCGGCGACCTGGTCGAGGGCTCACCAAACCGGTACGGCTACCAGCTCGCGCCACTCGCCGACCTGGAGGCCGAGCTCGGGGTGTACGCCGTGACCGGCAACCACGAGTTCATCAGCGGAGAGCCGCAGGCCTGGATCGACATCTGGCAGGAGCTCGGGATCACCGTGCTGCAGAACGAGTCGGCCACCATCGAGCAGGACGGCGCCGTGCTGCATATCGCCGGCGTCCACGACGCGATGGGCGAGGGCGAGTGGCTGGCCGATCCGCAGGCGGCGCTCGACGGGCTCCCGGCCGGCGACTTCACCCTGTACGTGGCTCATCAACCCAGCCAGGCCGAGGACGCCCAGGGGCTCGGCATCGACCTGCAGCTGTCCGGTCACACGCACGGCGGTCAGCTGTGGCCGATGCACTACGCCGTGCTGGCCTCTCAGCCGATGCTCAGCGGGCGCGCGATGGTCGGTGACGTCGACGTGCTCACCTCGCGCGGCGCCGCCGCGTGGGGCCCGCCGGTCAGGGTGGGCGCGCCTCCGGAGATCCCGGTCATCACACTGACCCGTTGACCTGCTGACCCGCCGTCGTAGATCGAGAGCCGGCGGTCAGCGGTCGCGGAGGATCGCCCGGATCCTCGCCAGCCGCTCGCCGATCGCCTTCTCCACGCCGCGGCCGGTCGGGTGGTAGTAGTCGGTGCCGTCGACGGCGTCCGGCGCGTACTGCTGGCTGGCGATTCCCTCGTCGAGGGCGTGCGGGTACACGTACTGCTGCGCGTGCCCGAGCTTCTTGGCGCCCGCATAGTGGCCGTCCCGCAGGTGCGGGGGCACGGTGCCGAGCCGACCGGCCTTCACGTCGGCCATGGCCGCGTTGATCGCCTCGTAGGCGGCGTTCGACTTCGGGGCGCAGGCCAGGTGCACGACGGCCTGGGCGAGCGGGATCCGGCCCTCCGGCATGCCGATGAACGACACCGCGTGCATCGCGGCCACCGCCGTCTGCAGTGCCGACGGATCGGCCATGCCGATGTCCTCGCTCGCCGAGATCACCAGGCGGCGCGCGATGAACCGGGCGTCCTCGCCGGCGGTGATCATCCGGGCGAGGTAGTGCAGCGCCGCGTCGACGTCCGAGCCGCGGATCGACTTGATCAGGGCGCTGGCGACGTCGTAGTGCTGATCGCCGTCGCGGTCGTACTTGACTGCCGCCACGTCGACGGCCCGCGAGACCATCTCTTCATCGATCGTGCGAGCGCCTGCTCCGTCCGCGATGTCGGCAGCGGCCTCCAGCGAGGTGAGCGATCGCCGCGCATCGCCCGCGGCAGTGCGGACCAGGTGATCGAGCGCGTCCGGCGCGATCTCGTATCTCCCGGCCAGGCCGCGCTCGTCGGCGAGCGCCCGCCCCAGCACGGTCCGGACGTCGTCCTCCCCCAGCGGCTCGAGCGTGAGCAGCAGAGACCGCGACAGCAGCGGCGACACCAGCGCGAAGAACGGGTTCTCCGTGGTGGCCGCGATCAACGCGACTGTGCGCTGCTCGACCGCTGCGAGCAGCGAGTCCTGCTGCGTCTTGCTGAATCGGTGCACCTCGTCGATGAACAGCACCGTCTGCTCGCCGCCGCGCTGACGGCGCTTCCTGGCCTCCTCGATCACCGCCCGCACGTCCTTCACGCCGGCGTTCAGCGCCGACAGTTGCACGAACCGGCGGTTGGTGGCGTGGCCGATGACGTGGGCCAGCGTGGTCTTTCCGGTGCCGGGCGGTCCGTAGAGGATCACCGACATTGCGGTGTCACCCTCCACGATGCGGCGCAGGGCGGTTCCGGGGCCGATCAGCTTCTGCTGGCCCACGACCTCGTCGAGGGTTCGGGGACGCATCCGCACCGCGAGCGGGGCGCCCGGATCGGGCTCAGGCGGCCGATCGTCGTACGGCGGGTCGTCGTCCACACCGGGGATATCGAACAGGCCAGCCACCCGGTCGATGGTAGTCGTCGCCGGTCCAGCCGGCTCCTTCCGTGGACGGGGTCCTGGTCACCGAGTAGCCACCCTCACGACGCAGCCGCCTCCCGATCGTGCCGGGAGGCGGCTGCGTTCTGCGCGTGGTCCGAGGATCGCTAGGCGGCCTTCTCGGCGGCCTCGTCGAGACGCTCGATGATGATCGCCGGGGCCATGCCGCCGGCGGCGCACATGGTGATCAGGCCGTACCGGCCGCCGGTGCGCTCGAGCTCGTCGAGGGCGGTGCCGATCAGTATGGTGCCGGTGGCGCCGATCGGGTGACCTAGTGCGATCGCGCCGCCGTTGGGGTTGACCTTCTCGCGGTCGACGCCCATGTCGCGGATGAACTTCTCGGTGACCACGGCGAAGGCCTCGTTGACCTCCCACACGTCGATGTCGTCCTTGGTCAGGCCGGCTTTCTCGAGCACCTTCTTCGCGGCAGGGACCGGCGCGTTGAGCATCAGGGTCGGGTCGTCGCCGATGTTGGCGGTCGCCACGATGCGGGCGCGCTTCTTCAGGCCGTGCTGCTCGGCGTACTCCTTGGAGGCCAGCAGGATTGCCGCGGCGCCGTCCACGACGCCCGAGGAGTTGCCGGCGTGGTGCACGTGCTCGATGTCGAGGTCCGGGTAGACGCGGTTGATCTGCTTGCGGAAGGTGTTGCCCTCCTCGTCGTACGGCAGGTCGGCCAGCTTCGTGAACGCCGGCTTCAGACCGGCGAGGCTCTCCGCGGTAGTCTCCGGGCGCGGGTACTCGTCCTTGGCCAGTGCCACCGAGCCGTCGTGGTTGTGCACGGGCACGACCGAGTTGTCGAAGCGCCCCTCGTCCATCGCGATCTTGGCGCGACGCTGGCTCTCGAGGCCGAGGGCGTCGAGGTCCTCGCGGCTGATGCCCTCCTGCGAGGCGATCGCGTCACCGCACACGCCCTGGTGGGACTGCGGATGCATCTCGTCGAGATGCTCATTGTGCGAGCCCATGAGCGCCGGGGGGAGCCCGGCCTCGCGCTCCTGCTGCGCCATCGTGGCGGTCAGGCTCATCATCTCGGTGCCGCCG is a window of Blastococcus sp. Marseille-P5729 DNA encoding:
- a CDS encoding replication-associated recombination protein A gives rise to the protein MAGLFDIPGVDDDPPYDDRPPEPDPGAPLAVRMRPRTLDEVVGQQKLIGPGTALRRIVEGDTAMSVILYGPPGTGKTTLAHVIGHATNRRFVQLSALNAGVKDVRAVIEEARKRRQRGGEQTVLFIDEVHRFSKTQQDSLLAAVEQRTVALIAATTENPFFALVSPLLSRSLLLTLEPLGEDDVRTVLGRALADERGLAGRYEIAPDALDHLVRTAAGDARRSLTSLEAAADIADGAGARTIDEEMVSRAVDVAAVKYDRDGDQHYDVASALIKSIRGSDVDAALHYLARMITAGEDARFIARRLVISASEDIGMADPSALQTAVAAMHAVSFIGMPEGRIPLAQAVVHLACAPKSNAAYEAINAAMADVKAGRLGTVPPHLRDGHYAGAKKLGHAQQYVYPHALDEGIASQQYAPDAVDGTDYYHPTGRGVEKAIGERLARIRAILRDR
- a CDS encoding DUF948 domain-containing protein translates to MSGTEIAALIAAGAFLLLVLLLAVPILKLGRTLDETTLAVRKATDQATPLLTNAVDTVRHVNSNLERVDGIAANAENVSQNAAALTSLVSSTIGSPLVKVASFTYGVRKAAAKRSGR
- the alaS gene encoding alanine--tRNA ligase; this translates as MQTSEIRSRFLKYFEDNGHTVVPSASLISDDPTLLLVNAGMVPFKPYFLGEQSPPWDRATSVQKCVRTLDIEEVGKTSRHGSFFQMCGNFSFGDYFKEGASKYAWDLMTRSQSEGGYGLDADRLWITVYTDDDEAHDIWKNVVGVPEERIQRLGKADNFWHMGVPGPCGPCSEISYDRGADYGPEGGPAVDGERFMEVWNLVFMESIRGAAESGAGKGYDDFPILGPLPKKNIDTGLGLERLAALLQGVDNLYEIDEVYPILDKAAELAGKRYGAAHEDDVRMRVVADHVRTGLMLMADGVTPTNDGRGYVLRRMLRRTVRSMRLLGYHDAAFPELFATARDCMKLSYPEVERDYQRIANYAYAEEEQFASTLRQGTTILDTAVSEAKRTGSGSISGEQAFTLHDTYGFPIDLTLEMAAEQGLEVDETGFRELMGQQRERAKADAAGRKLGTVDQSAYRKLLDTLGDTDFSGYAQVARESRIAGLIRGGREADLATQGDEVEIVLDGTPFYAEGGGQQPDHGVIEVDGGQIEITDVQKPLGGLIVHRGRVVDGEIRAGSDAHAIVDVARRRAVSRAHTATHLIHRALRGELGESATQAGSLNAPGRLRFDFKTPSAVSESSLAAIEHEVNSMLMDDLEVGAFLTSLDEARKMGAMALFGEKYGDVVRVVEIGGAYSRELCGGTHAARAGQLGMVKILSEASIGSGVRRVEALVGLDAYQYLAKEHTMVSQLAESFKAPREELPERIGTILERLKAAEKEIARLRSEAVLGNAGELARGAKDVFGVSFVGVEAPPGLSGGDLRALALDVRGRIPADRPVVVAATSTSDKGASFIVATNEKAREWKLAAGDIIKVLAEPMGGRGGGKDDVAQGGGTDASGAAAGLVAAEHYVGQKVTGSA
- a CDS encoding acetyl-CoA C-acetyltransferase produces the protein MADAYIIDAVRTPRGIGKVGKGSLAHLHPQHLAATVLKALKERNDLNEKDVQDVIWSVSTQKGKQGGDLGRMAALDAGFDITVSGTTLDRFCGGGITSVALGAAQVMSGMEDLVIAGGTEMMSLTATMAQQEREAGLPPALMGSHNEHLDEMHPQSHQGVCGDAIASQEGISREDLDALGLESQRRAKIAMDEGRFDNSVVPVHNHDGSVALAKDEYPRPETTAESLAGLKPAFTKLADLPYDEEGNTFRKQINRVYPDLDIEHVHHAGNSSGVVDGAAAILLASKEYAEQHGLKKRARIVATANIGDDPTLMLNAPVPAAKKVLEKAGLTKDDIDVWEVNEAFAVVTEKFIRDMGVDREKVNPNGGAIALGHPIGATGTILIGTALDELERTGGRYGLITMCAAGGMAPAIIIERLDEAAEKAA
- a CDS encoding metallophosphoesterase, which produces MQVFVTIVFVVIIGMHYVIYRRLAVAPRWPRRVRTAIGAGMVLLVILLLSSWRSLWAPVLSPDAARPLAWVGMSWLAFGLYLSLGLLVVAIVAGVLALRGSDPLTRVRVNRAGSLAALAGAAATTVWGLVSAANPEVTRWTVEAEQLPEQFDGTTIVLLSDLHIGAVNSDRLTRELVDAANAAEPDIVVLAGDLVEGSPNRYGYQLAPLADLEAELGVYAVTGNHEFISGEPQAWIDIWQELGITVLQNESATIEQDGAVLHIAGVHDAMGEGEWLADPQAALDGLPAGDFTLYVAHQPSQAEDAQGLGIDLQLSGHTHGGQLWPMHYAVLASQPMLSGRAMVGDVDVLTSRGAAAWGPPVRVGAPPEIPVITLTR